From Girardinichthys multiradiatus isolate DD_20200921_A chromosome 3, DD_fGirMul_XY1, whole genome shotgun sequence, the proteins below share one genomic window:
- the LOC124865762 gene encoding uncharacterized protein LOC124865762 isoform X5 produces the protein MATMTTEASAVNEADTEGKQKSSRAPPEPEPVQQEATTSEQEGEQSSNKAQEQAGEPGPAEVATSPEEEQLKPRTRTSAGKGLSRLFSSFLKRRSQGSEGEGFEAEKASDEKADQEKVDNPEEEKVEEVKSEDKESKAVEEKPEAKEIKKKDEEKIEEKEEKKKIEEKVEKKGSKKKKKEAKKKAEEKNEGKVKKDETKKEDVKSENKEEQKEEKVKTTVEKEEAKPEKKEEEKKQTTEGKEEGVEAGKKEEGKVDKKDAKKKEKENKLKKREEEKAKRKAEEEERIKKREEEKAKKREEEKAREAEKLKKKEEEKVKKREEEKAKEEKTKKKEEEKTKEDKTKKEEKAKEEKQEEKIKRLEKTDIEEKKTEDKHQEEEKGKKKEKGKSIGKKEDKEENKPSVEQVKAPIAAPEPELKIEPDTEPEPAADQQSVSSTETQPAPEVQKEESEIQKEPEEEVQKEGTEKKEHPAQQEVTKGEEKTAKQIKKEKRKEKKTEKKTEKKIEETKGSKRPKTMQCKVTLLDDTLFECELDKHAKGQELLTKVCDHANLLEKDYFGLAIWENSVSKTWLEPFKEIRKQVSGGIYEFTFNVKFYPPDPAQLMEDLTRYFLCLQLRNDIMHGVLPCSFVTLSLLGSYTAQSELGEYDPELHGTDYVKDLSLAPGQSKELEEKVMELHRTYRSMNPAQADLLFLENAKKLAMYGVDLHQAKDLDGVDITLGVCSSGLMVYKDKLRINRFPWAKVLKISYKRSSFFIKIRASEQEQYESTIGFKLPNYKASKKLWKVCVEHHTFFRVSSVEPPSSRRFLVLGSKFRYSGRTQAQTRQASSMIDRPAPRFTRSASKRLSRNLEGARRKSEQIFTQSWEEGQSVQTLTINWKSTHTADGGSQIISEQQQERIKEGEWSDLLYRQPSVAAVQTFDFVKQQAKPSLEYSSSADVQYQPAPSRQDDWFLYFDRFFSLSESEEKILSSSKTQSQILVEELVSSVAEQEETTEQVIESLHKSVTLIDALAEIEDLEEKLRKVRDLEERLQEAGEVTERIQRVIEEELGQEEVERLRAEEGDLEQVVLQTFLKRMETDKDDVDELEEEIKQVFLKGLVPEEENKLNQLDNSLRAKLREIEKEWQEEIREKFVSAGLSGTTSVVTLQKVEHWGGKRTMIVDETGESGQMLEKQTQREFTERLHYGTPAQVEYEDEWYTLLYRPPHQAVFIPSVAAEDESKYFSSVKKRQVGEEEIRDLPEILQQQSLMERVDDWFVLLVGTPRETSYIEAVTMNGFQLDEDRFVSEVDVSEVYKVEVEERQMAQETPGEAYIEPVTLKEAQMDEGRLVAEVSEDYKVVVEERLMLQEAPRHLEEIQPVTERDDDWFVSLDAPSRQTTHVKPVEVSLAGGVSKSQMEVVPAISAVDLGKKRVEIFVEDTEIKQMPRQGGDDWSVLLDLPDRGTSFMQPASKAEYVQFLHKESMPTVTVPEPVEKRREVIVKEIVIQKQDEKLPEQKILHPVSNQDDDWYLLLDILPKVESYVPPVFVPNPTEVSPSVPAETKCVEQRLYPISPQLFQPLPERDDDWCILFDTVGDKPVIMPAVAEVQRVVETPIPIEPKPKSIVEGLRAPAVTLANLPQPRHVDDDWFELLDVAVKVSVAVEQCDLVPEVRKAKKVILTEQRTQQRVTIVDETWQQKEVGKERPLQIEADDDWFVLLDLAPKTSVAAPERPRLPSEVRAPAVVAATRIEIPEKKPQFALRIQEERRPVLHTHVTDDWFVLLDFDRKESVVSTQRGTRPVSAPVFSQAALAEAGIPMAPFDQPQTSTPIKTSRLEERKLEVTVEATEPSKIEALSEPAVRREQREVDSSLISTINGDIQHESETEKTNVEGLQMRKEFDKPQEELLRHHASISELKRNFMEAVPETRQSEWDKRLSTHSPFRTLGINGEPLHSADGSVCISPRCKGSEKKPLHVETSSNFGESEVSGPSESHQSEPDGVEALSAPVEEESCNHEEVVVFETLLVPLVDVEMAQLAPPVESSCRALDEIQEEEGTCPVASESSGGIVGPSPAYHFWSDGPQIIRCFQPPLVQTQTVTITAVSNSLPGDISTTEVPILQTKTFTYESSKMTDEGTDEEKESSLSTSKTITSETSTGTTITTTTTHISKVVKSGSSETRVEKRIVITADSDVGQEKEKHGGASAL, from the exons TGGCTACCATGACAACAGAGGCGAGTGCTGTGAACGAGGCCGACACTGAAGGCAAGCAGAAGAGCAGCCGCGCTCCGCCAGAACCCGAACCTGTGCAGCAAGAGGCGACCACATCTGAGCAGGAGGGGGAGCAGTCGAGCAACAAGGCCCAGGAGCAGGCTGGTGAGCCTGGGCCTGCGGAGGTAGCTACCTCCCCTGAGGAGGAGCAGTTGAAACCTCGTACCAGGACCTCTGCTGGCAAGGGCCTCTCACGCCTCTTCTCCTCCTTCCTAAAACGGCGCTCTCAGGGTTCGGAGGGCGAGGGCTTTGAGGCTGAGAAAGCCAGCGACGAAAAGGCGGACCAAGAGAAAGTCGACAATCCAGAAGAGGAAAAAGTAGAAGAGGTGAAGAGTGAGGACAAGGAGTCTAAAGCAGTGGAGGAAAAACCAGAAGccaaagaaattaaaaagaaagatgaagagaaaatagaagaaaaagaagagaagaagaaaatagaagaaaaagttGAGAAAAAGgggagtaaaaagaaaaagaaagaagcgAAGAAGAAAGCAGAGGAAAAGAATGAAGGCAAAGTGAAAAAGGAcgagacaaaaaaagaagacgtaaagtcagaaaataAAGAGGAGCAAAAGGAGGAAAAGGTGAAGACAACTGTAGAAAAGGAGGAGGCAAAAccagagaaaaaagaagaagaaaagaagcagACCACTGAGGGTAAAGAAGAAGGGGTAGAGGctggaaagaaagaagaaggaAAGGTAGACAAGAAGGAcgcaaagaaaaaagaaaaggagaacaAGCTGAAGAAAAGGGAAgaggaaaaagcaaaaagaaaagcagaggaagaagagaggataaaaaagagagaagaggagaaagcaAAGAAacgagaagaagaaaaagccaGAGAAGCcgaaaaactaaaaaagaaagaggaggaaaaggttaaaaagagggaggaggaaaaggctaaggaggaaaaaacaaaaaagaaggaagaggaaaaaactaaagaagacaagacaaaaAAGGAGGAGAAAGCTAAAGAGGAGAAACAAGAGGAAAAGATAAAACGACTGGAAAAGACAGATATAGAGGAGAAAAAGACTGAAGACAAGCACCAGGAAGaggaaaagggaaagaaaaaggaGAAGGGGAAGAGCATAGGAAAGAAGGAAGACAAGGAGGAGAACAAACCAAGTGTGGAACAAGTGAAAGCACCTATTGCCGCTCCAGAGCCAGAACTAAAAATTGAGCCGGACACTGAACCTGAACCGGCTGCAGATCAACAGTCAGTAAGCAGCACTGAGACTCAG CCTGCTCCAGAGGTGCAAAAGGAAGAATCAGAGATACAGAAAGAGCCTGAAGAAGAAGTGCAAAAGGAGGGCACAGAAAAAAAGGAGCATCCAGCACAACAGGAGGTGAccaaaggagaagaaaaaacagcGAAGCAGATAAAGAAGGAGAAACGTAAAGaaaagaagacagaaaaaaagacagaaaagaagATAGAGGAAACTAAAGGCTCCAAACGTCCAAAAACCATGCAGTGCAAAGTCACCTTACTGGATGACACTCTGTTTGAGTGTGAACTTGAT AAACATGCTAAAGGTCAGGAGCTTTTAACTAAAGTGTGTGACCATGCCAACCTGCTGGAGAAGGATTACTTCGGGCTGGCCATCTGGGAAAACTCAGTCAGCAAG ACCTGGTTGGAACCTTTTAAAGAGATCCGGAAACAGGTTTCGGGTGGCATCTATGAGTTTACATTTAATGTGAAGTTCTACCCTCCTGATCCAGCACAGCTTATGGAAGACCTCACTAG GTACTTCCTGTGTCTCCAGCTCAGGAACGACATTATGCATGGTGTTCTTCCTTGTTCCTTTGTCACGCTGTCCCTGCTGGGCTCCTACACAGCCCAGTCAGAGCTGGGAGAATATGACCCAGAGCTTCATGGGACAGATTACGTAAAAGATCTGAGCCTGGCACCCGGACAAAGCAAggaactggaggaaaaagtgATGGAGCTGCACCGCACCTACAG GTCAATGAATCCAGCCCAAGCAGATCTGCTGTTTCTGGAAAATGCCAAGAAACTTGCAATGTATGGAGTTGACCTGCATCAAGCCAAG GATCTCGATGGCGTTGACATCACACTGGGTGTTTGCTCCAGCGGTCTGATGGTCTATAAGGACAAACTGAGGATCAATCGTTTCCCTTGGGCCAAAGTGCTCAAAATCTCCTACAAGCGGAGCAGCTTCTTTATCAAAATCAGAGCGTCAGAG CAAGAGCAGTATGAGAGCACCATCGGCTTCAAGCTACCCAACTACAAGGCCTCAAAGAAGCTTTGGAAAGTTTGCGTTGAGCATCACACTTTCTTCAG GGTTTCATCAGTGGAGCCTCCATCGTCCCGTCGTTTCCTTGTCTTGGGTTCCAAGTTCCGGTACAGCGGCCGTACTCAAGCCCAAACCCGGCAGGCAAGCTCCATGATCGACCGCCCTGCCCCTCGCTTCACACGCTCTGCGAGCAAGAGGCTGTCACGTAACTTAGAAGGAG CCAGAAGGAAGTCTGAGCAGATTTTCACCCAGTCCTGGGAGGAAGGACAGTCTGTTCAAACACTCACAATAAACTGGAAGAGCACTCATACAGCAGACGGCGGCTCTCAAattatcagtgaacagcagcagGAGAGGATAAAGGAAGGCGAGTGGTCTGACCTTCTGTATCGTCAACCTTCTGTAGCTGCTGTCCAGACTTTTGATTTTGTGAAACAACAAG CCAAACCCAGCTTGGAATATTCCTCCTCTGCGGACGTTCAATATCAACCCGCACCATCAAGGCAGGATGACTGGTTCCTGTACTTTGACCGATTCTTCAGTTTATCCGAGTCTGAAGAAAAGATTCTGT CCTCTAGTAAAACCCAGTCCCAGATCCTTGTGGAGGAGCTTGTCTCGTCAGTGGCCGAACAGGAAGAGACTACTGAGCAAGTCATTGAAAGTCTGCACAAATCTGTGACCTTGATAGATGCATTGGCAGAGATTGAAGATCTGGAAGAGAAACTGAGGAAAGTGAGGGACTTGGAGGAAAGGCTGCAAGAAGCGGGTGAGGTGACAGAGAGGATTCAGAGGGTGATTGAAGAGGAATTGGGGCAGGAAGAGGTCGAAAGGTTAAGAGCAGAGGAGGGTGATTTAGAGCAGGTGGttttacagacatttttaaagagGATGGAGACAGACAAGGATGATGTGGATGAACTggaagaagaaataaagcagGTGTTTTTAAAAGGTCTGGTGCCCGAAGAGGAAAACAAGCTGAATCAGTTAGATAATAGTTTGAGGGCAAAGCTACGGGAGATAGAAAAGGAATGGCAGGAAGAAATACGGGAAAAGTTCGTCTCTGCGGGTCTATCTGGGACCACTTCTGTTgtgactctgcagaaagttgaGCACTGGGGTGGGAAGAGGACGATGATTGTGGACGAGACGGGAGAGTCAGGTCAGATGTTAGAAAAACAGACTCAGAGAGAGTTTACAGAGAGGCTTCATTACGGGACTCCAGCTCAGGTGGAATATGAGGATGAGTGGTACACACTTCTTTACCGCCCTCCGCACCAAGCAGTTTTCATTCCATCAG TGGCGGCTGAGGATGAGAGCAAGTATTTCAGCTCAGTGAAGAAGAGACAGGTAGGAGAAGAGGAGATTCGGGACCTACCAGAGATCCTGCAACAACAGTCACTCATGGAAAGGGTGGATGACTGGTTTGTGTTACTGGTTGGGACTCCAAGAGAAACCTCTTATATAGAAGCAG TAACAATGAATGGATTCCAATTGGATGAAGACAGGTTTGTCTCTGAGGTTGACGTTTCAGAGGTTTACAAGGTAGAAGTTGAAGAGAGACAGATGGCGCAAGAGACTCCAGGAGAAGCTTATATAGAACCAG TAACATTAAAGGAAGCCCAGATGGATGAAGGAAGGCTTGTAGCTGAAGTTTCAGAAGATTACAAGGTAGTAGTTGAAGAGAGACTGATGTTACAAGAGGCTCCAAGACATCTTGAAGAAATCCAGCCAGTAACTGAGAGGGATGATGACTGGTTTGTGTCACTGGATGCTCCTTCTAGACAAACTACACATGTAAAACCAG TTGAAGTGAGTCTAGCAGGAGGTGTCTCCAAGTCCCAGATGGAAGTTGTCCCAGCTATCTCAGCTGTTGatctgggaaaaaaaagagtGGAGATTTTTGTCGAggatacagaaataaaacaaatgccaAGACAGGGGGGAGATGACTGGTCTGTGTTGCTTGATCTTCCAGATAGGGGAACATCCTTTATGCAACCAG CTTCGAAGGCCGAGTATGTTCAGTTTCTTCACAAAGAAAGCATGCCAACTGTGACTGTGCCTGAGCCAGTAGAGAAGAGGAGGGAGGTCATAGTTAAGGAGATTGTGATTCAGAAACAGGACGAGAAGCTTCCAGAGCAGAAAATATTGCATCCAGTGAGCAACCAAGATGATGATTGGTATCTGCTGCTGGACATACTTCCCAAAGTGGAGTCTTATGTACCTCCAG tttttgtgccAAACCCCACTGAAGTCAGTCCAAGTGTTCCAGCTGAAACAAAATGTGTAGAGCAGAGGTTGTATCCAATTAGTCCACAGCTTTTCCAGCCTCTGCCAGAGAGAGATGATGACTGGTGCATTCTGTTTGACACTGTTGGTGATAAGCCAGTTATCATGCCTGCAG TTGCTGAGGTTCAGAGGGTTGTTGAAACACCCATACCCATTGAACCGAAACCAAAATCCATCGTGGAGGGTTTGAGGGCACCTGCTGTGACTTTGGCTAACCTGCCACAACCAAGACATGTGGATGATGATTGGTTTGAGCTGCTAGATGTGGCAGTGAAAGTATCAG TGGCTGTGGAGCAATGTGATCTTGTTCCCGAAGTGAGAAAGGCTAAAAAGGTTATACTCACAGAGCAGAGAACACAGCAGAGGGTTACTATAGTGGATGAGACTTGGCAGCAGAAGGAAGTGGGGAAGGAACGTCCACTGCAAATAGAAGCAGACGATGATTGGTTTGTTCTTCTGGATTTGGCTCCAAAGACATCAG TCGCTGCCCCTGAACGTCCCAGGTTACCATCAGAGGTCAGAGCTCCAGCTGTTGTGGCCGCAACAAGGATTGAAATTCCTGAGAAGAAGCCACAGTTTGCGCTGCGGATCCAGGAAGAAAGGCGCCCAGTCTTGCATACACATGTCACTGATGATTGGTTTGTCCTGCTGGATTTTGACAGGAAGGAGTCAG TTGTGAGCACACAGAGGGGGACACGTCCTGTCAGTGCTCCAGTATTCTCCCAGGCTGCTCTAGCAGAGGCAGGGATCCCCATGGCCCCCTTCGACCAGCCCCAGACCTCCACTCCCATAAAGACCAGCCGCCTGGAAGAGAGGAAGCTGGAGGTCACAGTGGAAGCAACAGAGCCCTCAAAAATCGAGGCATTGTCTGAG CCAGCAGTGCGGAGGGAGCAGAGAGAAGTAGACTCTTCACTGATATCCACCATCAATGGGGACATTCAG CACGAGTCTGAGACTGAGAAGACAAACGTGGAGGGGTTGCAAATGCGAAAG GAGTTCGATAAGCCTCAGGAGGAGCTGCTCAGGCACCACGCCAGCATCAGTGAGCTGAAGAGGAACTTCATGGAGGCCGTGCCGGAGACAAGGCAGAGTGAATGGGACAAGCGTCTGTCCACGCACTCTCCGTTCCGCACCCTGGGCATCAATGGCGAGCCTCTGCACAGTGCAGATGGG aGTGTGTGCATTAGTCCCCGTTGCAAAGGTTCTGAAAAAAAACCTCTTCATGTGGAAACCAGCAGTAATTTCGGGGAGTCAGAGGTATCTGGACCCTCTGAGAGCCATCAGAGTGAGCCTGATGGTGTCGAAGCCCTCAGCGCTCCCGTTGAAGAGGAGTCGTGCAATCATGAGGAGGTTGTGGTTTTTGAGACTCTCTTGGTGCCACTCGTAGATGTGGAAATGGCACAGCTGGCTCCTCCAGTTGAATCCTCCTGTAGAGCTTTAGATGAGATCCAGGAGGAAGAAGGAACATGTCCCGTAGCATCTGAGTCCTCTGGTGGAATAGTTGGACCTTCCCCAGCTTACCATTTCTGGAGCGATGGTCCGCAGATCATACGCTGCTTCCAG CCCCCTCTGGTGCAGACCCAGACTGTCACCATCACAGCCGTTTCCAACTCCCTCCCAGGTGACATCTCCACCACAGAGGTCCCCATCCTCCAGACCAAGACCTTCACCTATGAGTCTTCAAAG ATGACCGATGAAGGTACAGATGAGGAAAAAGAGAGCTCTTTATCCACTTCCAAGACCATTACCTCCGAGACGTCCACCGGCACCACTATCACTACCACTACCACCCACATCTCAAAG GTGGTAAAAAGTGGATCCTCAGAGACCCGTGTGGAGAAAAGAATTGTCATAACAGCAGACTCTGACGTTGGTCAAGAAAAG GAGAAACATGGCGGAGCATCAGCATTGTAA